The Streptococcus downei MFe28 DNA window TTGAAAATATTGTTAATAAGGAGTTAATCAATTTACTGGCTCCCTTGCATATAACACCTAATCAGAGTGAAGTACTCCTAGTTTTGCAAGAATTTGGACCTTTGTCTTTAAAAGACTTGGGTGATTTATTAATTTGTGAGAAAAAGAGCCCTAGCCGTTTAGTGAGTTCGCTTATTAAAAAGAATCTGGTGATTAAAGAAATTTCTGACAAAGACCGACGTTTTTCCCTTTTATCCTTGACTTCTAAGGGTCAGACTTTTGTTCCTAAGATTATGGCCATTAAAACTCAGTATGATAAGAAACTGGTGGAACAGGGAATTGACTTTAAAGCTCTAAGTGAGCCTTTTAAAATTTTTCTTTCTGCGACACCATATGAAGAAAAATTAAAAAACCGTTCAATGTGGGATGATTAAAATAGGGATTGGCTGTCTATTGATAGCTAATCCTTCACGATTTGTGATTTAGCGGACAGGTCTAGAAATTACCAGTTGATGAATAAAGGCGTTCTGGCCAAGCCAAATTATAAAAGAAAAGCGTATCATTGGAATTTCTTGAATTGAAGGAGGACTGGTTTTGAGAAATGAATTTTCAGAAAATTTTGTTAATATTTCAAAACTGTGGTA harbors:
- a CDS encoding MarR family winged helix-turn-helix transcriptional regulator, whose protein sequence is MSTYEAARFRYLFKSVENIVNKELINLLAPLHITPNQSEVLLVLQEFGPLSLKDLGDLLICEKKSPSRLVSSLIKKNLVIKEISDKDRRFSLLSLTSKGQTFVPKIMAIKTQYDKKLVEQGIDFKALSEPFKIFLSATPYEEKLKNRSMWDD